ATAACGTAACTAGCTAACTATGTTCCTGCTTATTGGGCAGTGGAGGATCAAATCcctgtatgcctatggatgtgtagctgtCCAGCTGATCTGTGCATGGACCCaaacgtttggtatacatattagttcagaacctagaTATGAACTTTAACCATCATAGCTGGTTGTATCAACTTcaaaacagtctgaatgacattaatgaagcctatggattgagtagaatataactttgtgccaaggatgcaagtcgTATATACATGTAgcatgagatccccacattgtagcctgtacatttaatatattcactAATCATGTACTCTACCTTGGTAAATAAAGGTGCAGTTCAGGTATGAATGTCTGTGAGATtctttttcagtcatatccaataccTGGAATATCAAACGGCattctttgaatgatgctgtgtctgcatgtatgtattacaattatacacttcaacagtgtttaccaatcttggtcctgggacatcaatgCTTGGTTACATattaactatgcaatagactagaaacatgatttaactagttaaaggctgatttgtaattcatatatacagaaacaGAATTTTTAAAAACACAGTACATTACACTTCCTATGCATCATGTAAATAGGTTCATCTATCCAatttccttcatctgcactgatttgAGGAAAGGATAGGTGTGGTATTTCATCAAATGAGAGACTTCAACCAGTAGAGAACGTGAAATGTTTTACATAAGTGTCTCTAGaggtgtctcctaaccagccttgggccCCAAATTGGCCTGAAGGTTATTGTAACAGCGGGTGAGGTGGCGATGATGGGTCTGGCCGTTGGCAtactctctcacatcaaaacatacctgcagaggagagacagaaaaaaCAAGGCTTAATCATGCCATCACTGTCAGTCACAATAATCAGGAGGTAAAATTCTAAACTCTTGGACTACGACGTCTCCATCTGTacttcaatgtaaagcatctctttaataatacttcctgttgacccaaccaagtgacctctcacctctgatcatgctgtgccctctaTGGAGCCAGTTCAGACATGGGAGTTCACCGACACAGCTGATATTCCAACGGCAAATAAAAAATGTgattaacgtttaaaaaaaaacaattttcaatgaacaaaaTGTTTTATGCAAGATGGCTAAATTAATAGCAAATGTATCAAATATTATTATGTGCCCTTgatcctataagagctctttgtcaatTCCCACAAGCCAGGTTGTGATAAACTCACAcgcattcttatgtttaatacatgtatagtgtgtgtgagtggcaggcttacaatgatggcaaacaacatttgagaatgcgctgaccctggtgctagagggggtatgcagctaggttgaatgtttgaaggggtatgggactataaaaagtttggcaACCACTGACCTACAGGACTAcaggagaatgggagagagggatggagtgaaggagaCTGTTATTGAGAAAATAAGTCAGTTAAAGAGACTGTGTTCAACAGaaacctgtgtgtgtggcctcacTAAGTGGCTGCAGAGTACTTTATGCAGACACTTGAGTACAAACAATTTAGCGAAGTTATATAAATAATGAAATGTCTTACTATTCTCCATGGTATGTCCTCTTGTCTATTTTTTGAAGGTGGAAGGAGCCACAGTTATACACCGGAGCCTGCTTCCTACACAACACATAAATCAGATTGATAGAAAAGTGTGTAGGTGTGGCTTATAGGGTGTCTAATTGTTCTAAATGTTTTCAATATGGGTGACTCTTAAAAGAGCCTGTTTTGTATTTGTACAGACACCACACCTACCTAAACAGCACCCTCACCGGCGAAGTAGAAATCACAGGAACTGAAATGAATAACTTCAGTTGACATAGCTAAGTAAATTGAAGAATACTCTTATTGCAATGTGGATGGCTCTAAAAGAGCctttggttgtgcatagtgtggtctatggtgttgccagggaacagcaTCATTTGCGAAGAAGTAGGAGGTGAAGGTCTCCTGCACACAGATTGCCTCCTGTGCGCGTTGTTGGCCCCCATCCTGGCAACATCCTGCAGAGCAGCAGACCTCTTTTCTGGCACACGGCGGAGCGCTGCAGGTCCCCTCCTGTTCATCATCATGAAGTTATGCAGGACACAGGTAGTCTTCACAGATGCCTGAAATCCCCCACGAGGCAGTCCCAGATGGCCGTGGTCACCCAACTGTGCAGTGCCCTACACAGTAACTGTAGGCAATCGTTTAAGAAATCTCCAGTTGCAAGGCATCTGTAGGAATATGGAAGATAATGTCATTAGACTTTTACATTACCAGGTCATTGTGGATTAGTATAAAGTATAATATAGCTTATAAACAAACATAACATTGGATAGATGCATGtgagacagcaggatcatatcaaggataacgtcacaaatgaatacataaatacTACTTGAAGCTTGATGATGACTTGATCACTTGAATCAGCTGAGTGGCACCAAGGCAAAAATTAAAATGTGTACCCCTTTGAGACCCCAGGAACAGGACTGGGAACCATTGCTCTTCATCTGCAGACAGGgtttcacagctctgtatctgaggacagaaaacagaCTTCATTATACTAAACTTAGACCACACTGAATATTATGTTACGATTCTCTCCGTCCTCACTTCTTACTATGGAGTGGAACTACACAACAGTACCTGCCCTATCCAGAATAGCCTACTCTACCTTCTGACAGTTGGAGCAGCTATCCTTTCACTCTCTTCcatggctgttagctagctagctacctacaaatGCATTTGGAGCTTGTATTACATTTACACAAGTGTACAAATATCAATTTAATTATGCACGTTATCACTCAATTTGCActgtacacatatatatatatatatatatatatatatataatataaatgacGACGCGACACACAACTTTTGTTTCTTATATCCCATACGTAACTGTGTTGCAGAAATACAGTTTGACATTTGCTATCATTGTTTTATATGTTGCGTGCACGCTTCATAGTTTACGTGGTAACAGTCATTGTTATAATTTAACCATTATTATTCTCAAGTAAATAGTCACAGTTCAAAGTAATGTCTTGTTTACCTCTATTCCTCAGCAGTGATGGATGCCACGGTGTGCTGATAAAGGAGGTCCGACCTGAATCCCGGGGTTAAAATACGGTTCCGGAAGGGAGTTGGGAAATGCCCACCCTCTGTTCACCCCAGTGGAACTCTTTTCCCTTTGACGAGTTTAAAATAGCGAAGTACAGTTATACATTGATATTGTATACTGTTATTGATAAAATAATGCTTATATTTAACGTTATCATTATTGTAGAAATGTAAAACTTGACGGTTTGCAGACTTGCCTTGGAGCTGGCCACTCTCCTTATAATGGAACGTCCCATCAGCGAGTTGATTTTTGGTTTATGTACGTTCTGTTCCTGCACGTTATAGCGTAGTTCTTTTTAACGTTAATACTTTATAGGACAGTTCGGTTTTCATGTCATTTAGCCCTTGGTATATTTTAAAGCACTTTGGTTTATTTGCTTGTCATAATTTGTATCATCCCAGTTTTGATAAATAAACCCCCTTATTGTTTCATTGTGACACTCACTTGATTTGATTGACAGCCTGACTCAGCGTTCTCTTCAACAGAGCCTGGATGCTCCTGATTAACTCCACCTCCTGCGGTACACAAACACAACCATCACCTTATTTTCAGATTGGTTTCTAGTGAAATAATGTATAGGCAACATTTAATAATGATACAAGTATTTCGGTGAACTAGAGCAAAGACAAGTCTATGTTATTTTGTATCATCAGCAGCTCCTCCGCTACGCGGTCGCAGTTCCCGACAGGTTAGGTTATCCGTGGCGATGGCGAACGGGATCTCAGTGGCGTCAGCGCCTTCAACAGCCTCCTCTTCTGCCCCAGGAGGAGGTCTGTCTCGGCCACCAGCTTCTCGATGTGCCGCTGCAGCTCCGACTTCCAGAAGTGGATATGCTGCAGTCTCTCCCCCAGGTGCCCCTCAGCTTGGGTGCCCCTCAGCTTGGGTGTGCAGAGTCCCGGCCTCGGTCTCCATCCAGTGTTTTGGACTCATGGCGAATCCTCTTTGCGTTGTTTCAGTCTGTAACCACCTGGTGAAGGGTAGAGAAATGCTTGAAGTGCCATTCCCCCGGGCTGCCATTCCTCCGGGCTGCCATTCCTCTGAACGGTACCCCGCAGTAGCCAAGCCGGAGGAGGGATACAGTGTATGTGGGGGAGGCCACTCTAAAGTgtgcaatgccacagatgtctcaagttgaggagcatgtaattggcatgctgactgaaggaatgttcaccagagctgttgccagagaatttaatgttaatttctctactataagccacctccaacattgttttagacaATATGGCAGAATGTTGAATAACCACGccagaccaggacctccacatctgggttcttcacctgcaggatcgtctgagaccagccacccagacagctgatgaaattgaggactatttctgtctgtaataaagcccttttgtgggggaacaaatcattctgattggctgggcctagctCCCAAGTAGGTGGTCCTATGCTCTTCCAGGCCCGTCTGGCTGCGCCCCCTGCCAGTCATATGaagtccatagattagagccgaatacatttatttcaattgactgatttactgaCTGATttcctgtaactcagtaaaactgttgaaatggttgcatgttacgtttatattttctTCAGTATACATTCTCAGGAAACAACGAATGGTGGATGGATGAACACACACTTTTCTAAATGTATTCACCTGAAAATAGGCCTATGATAGGTGTTCTAATGACCTTCTTTTAACACCAATGGACCAATGTTAGTaaagtaatgactgtctggtctgCGTTACGTTCTAATAGTCTAACTGAAGGTTACTCATCTCACCAACAACCACAGCAATGTTGATAATCGGGAACAATAACACATTACCGTTTAACACTGTGACTTACCACAGAcactatttccttctctctctctcacacacaccatattCACACCCCTCCACCTCTTCACGTTAAAACCCTTTAGTGAGTCAGAGGTCTCTGGTCTATTGATGGGAATCAGAGTCTTcaggcctgtgtcccaaatgacaccatgcTCCCTAGATacggtagtgcactacatttgaccagggctcaaTGTCATTTGGGAAATGCCCCTGGTGTGAGTGGAATTTCCTGTTTGAATACGTTTTTACCTTAGCtgcctcactcctcccctctgtGTGTGCGCTCGTTCTCACTCTATTTCCTACCTGGTTCActttctcactgtctgtctggagtAGCAGCTCTATTCTTTAGCTCCACACAGTCGTATCCTCCAGGACTCCAGTCCACAGTACCTCGTCTTCTCCAGGGCTCCAGTCCACAGTACCTCGTCTCCTCCAGGGCTCCAGTCCACAGTACCTCGTCTCCTCCAGGACTCCAGTCCACAGTACCTCATCTCCTCCAGGACTCCAGTCCACAGTACCTCGTCTCCTCCAGGACTCCAGTCCACAGTACCTCGTCTCCTCCAGGACTCCAGTCCACAGTACTCGTCTCCTCCAGGACTCCAGTCCACAGTACCTCGTCTCCTCCAGGACTCCAGTCCACAGTACCTCGTCTTCTCCAGGGCTCCAGTCCACAGTACCTCGTCTCCTCCAGGACTCCAGTCCACAGTACCTCGTCTCCTCCAGGGCTCCAGTCCACAGTACCTCGTCTTCTCCAGAACTCCAGTCCACAGTACCTCGTCTCCTCCAGGACTCGAGTCCACAGTACCTCGTCTCCTCCAGGACTCCAGTCCACAGTACCTCGTCTTCTCTAGGGCTCCAGTCCACAGTACCTCGTCTCCTCCAGGGCTCCAGTCCAAAGTACCTCGTCTCCTCCAGGACTCCAGTCCACAATACCTCGTCTCCTCCAGGACTCCAAAAAGGTAAGGGGCTGTTGCTCTGCTCGTGGCTGGGAAAGGGTGCTCTGAGTTGGGGGTTTCAGAGTGCTTCTTTGCAGGATATAATAAAATATGAAAGAGTTGTGTGTATGACTAGGAATATctgtgtttgttttgtgtgttgCTACGTGAGAAAGAAAAGACTTGTTAGAAGAGGGGTGTTTTAAATCGGTTTAGAGATAACACAGCACCAGTCACCCTACCTTCTAACTCTGTCTTGGTGCCTAATGTTTGACAGCTCTGTTAgatgtgtacacacagacagctctgttagacgtgtacacacagacagctctgttagatgtacacacagacagctctgttagacgtgtacacacagacagctctgttagatgtgtacacagacagctctgttagatgtgtacacacagacagctctgttagacgtgtacacacagacagctctgttagacgtgtacacacagacagctctgttagatgtgtacacacagacagcgtggaaAACTGTACTTCACACATCAGTGAATTTGATAGCTAACCAAACCATGATATAATTTATGGGGAAAAGTCCAGCTGTTCTGTGGGATGTTGGATTAAGGAAAATTAAAATAAATCCTTGTGAAAATGTTTAACTGACTAGGGTGTGAGAGTTATGGTTCCTGCCCATGGTAAATGGGTATAGTAAAGGTCAGGTTTGGGGTCAATGCGAATTGAGATCCTTCAGTTCAGGAAGTAATCTGAAAAAATCTATATTCAATTACTTCTCAATAAATGGAAGAGGAGAAGCTACTTATTTAAAACGTTCCTGAATTGGGTGTCTTTAATTCTAATTaacctactgttgaccagggcccataggtagagtactactgttgaccagggcccatagggtagtgtactactgttgaccagggcccatagggcagtgtactactgttgaccagggaccataggctagtgtactactgttgaccagggcccttaggggtagtgtactactgtcgaCCAGGGCCCTTAGGACTCCGGTTAAAAAGTAGTGAACGATATAATTATGtctccccccacttctaaaaccaaagttgcacccctggtTTTAACAGTGATCAAGTAGACtactatttgatcataatgtaggacTACCAGAggggcctaccatcaaaaacaatgggaAAATGAATCCCATaatattttaacatggaaatagctgttctatcattcagcctacagtagcagccaatgtgtggtgttcaatgttggCTACATTCTATGAGACGTTTGAAAAAAAACATTCAGGGCTTGTTGAcatgaacctgtttatccacttgtccttcagacaaggaggcgactgaaaatgttgttgagTTGTTtgatgcaagtaaccattttattcccataccattattacagaaaaCCTGACTAATACAACACTGACCCTTTAACacaaaaaaagctctttacctgaaTCACTTTTCAAAGAAGTCTAGAAATGCACACGTGTTGTGTCTTGTAGGAAACAAACACTCCTCCATTGAGGATTACaactgatctataactgggctaataactcactaactagcaaaggatatgaacaaatgtgcacacgtggctacatgcatctctctctttgatctcaaaacaagctcaTCTACTCCCGACCGCTGATTCTGTAAAGACAGGCACGTTCAAacagtgttgccaactcctcaATAAGGAAAGTaactattggctgtcctaaagTCGCTAGAAATCGCTAAATgactattggctgtcctaaaagttgctagaagtcgctaaatgactattggctgtcctaaaagtctCTAGAAATCGCTAAATgactattggctgtcctaaaagtcgctaGAAATCGCTAAATGACTATTGGCTGTCCCTAAAAGTCTCTAGAAATCGCTAAATgactattggctgtcctaaaagtcgctaGAAATCGCTAAATgactattggctgtcctaaaagtcgctaGAAATCGCTAAATGACGTCTTTGCATAATTGGccatgtaattgtgatggacgctgtagggagagaggaataaAGTTGTGGGAGAGACAAAATGCAAGTAAAAAAACATTCTTTTTTTTAATGTCACAATTCCAACCCTCCTTTACCCGGGCTTGGGACCGGCAAAAAGTGAACCAAAAGACTCTGGCGGAGTTACTaagtttttttttgtttatttgtttatttttttgttatttagtttatttcatttaagaatgatggaggccactgtgttcttggggaccttcaatgctgcatattttttggtacccttccccagatctgtgcatcgacacaattctgtctcggagctctacggacaattccttcgtcctcatggcttggtttttgctgtgacatgcactgtcaactgtgaaaccttatttagacaggtgtgtgcctttccaaaccatgtccaatcaattgaatttaccacaggtgaactccaagttgtagaaacatttcaaagatgatcaatggaaacaggatacacctgagctcaatttagagtaaatttcatagcaaagggtctgaatacttatgtaaataaggtatttctgttttgtaaacatttgctaacatttttaagaacctgtttttgctttgtcattatgggggtattgtgatgtcattatggggtattgtgatgtcattatgttgtagttgtgtgtagatttcagaggattttttatttatttaatccattttagaataaggctgtaacttaaataaatgtggaaaaagtcaagggtctgaatacttccctgaatacactgtatgtactgtatgttagtaTAATCTATGCATTTCCTTATAATAGTTTGTTTTTAATGACTGACTGTgctgtgtattatagctgattccagatgacatactgtactgtgtattatagctgattccagatgacatattgtactgtgtattatagctgattccagatgacatactgtactgtgtattatagctgattccagatgacatactgtactgtgtattatagctgattccagatgacatactgtactgtgtattatagctgattccagatgacatactgtactgtgtattatagctgattccagatgacatactgtactgtgtattatagctcATTCCAGATGACATattgtactgtgtattatagctgattccagatgacatactgtactgtgtattatagctgattccagatgacatactgtactgtgtattatagctgattccagatgacatactgtactgtgtattatagctgattccagatgacatactgtactgtgtattatagctgattccagatgacatattgtactatgtattatagctgattcagatgacatactgtactgtgtattatagctgattccagatgacatactgtactgtattatagcTGATTTCCTGTACTGTGTaatatagctgattccagatgactgtactgtgtattatagctgattccagatgacatagcTCTGATGACTGTgtatgtattatagctgattccagatgacatactgtactgtgtattatagctggattccagatgacatactgtactatgtattatagctgattccagatgacatattgtactatgtattatagctgattccagatgacatactgtactgtattatagctgattgacatactgtactatgtattatagctgattgattccagatgacatactgtactatgtattatagctgattccagatgacatactgtactatgtattatagctgattccatgacatactgtactatgtattatagctgattccagatgactatgtattatagctgattccagatgacatactgtactgtgtattatagctgattccagatgatgtactgtgtattatatattccagatgacatactatgtattatagctgattccagatgacatactgtactatgtattatagctgattccagatgacatactgtactatgtattatagctgattccagatgacatactgtactgtattatactgatactgtactgtgtattatagctgattccagatgacatactgtactgtgtattatagctgattccagatgacatactgtactatgtattatagctgattccagatgacatactgtactgtgtattatagctgattcagatgacatactgtactatgtattatagctgattccagatgacatgtacagatgacatactgtactatgtattatagctgattccagatgacatactgtactatgtattatagtacagatgacatactgtacgtATTATAGCTGATTCAGTATTATATTAAGCTGATTCCATgatgacatactgacatactgtactgtgtattatagctgattccagatgacatactgtactgtgtattatagctgattcagATGACATACTgcactgtgtattatagctgattccagatgacatactgtacttattatagctgattccagatgacatactgtactatgtattataactgattccagatgacatactgtactgtgtattatagctgattccagatgacatactgtactgtattatagctgattccagatgacatactgtactgtgtattatagctcattcagatgacatactgtactgtgtattatagctgattccagatgacatactgtactgtgtattatagctgattccagatgacatactgtactgtgtattatagctgattccagatgacatatactgtattatagctgattcagATGACATacttatagctgattccagatgacatactgtactatgtattatagctgattccagatgacatactgtactgtgtattatagctgattccagatgacatactgtactgtgtattatagctgattccagatgacatactgtactgtgtattatagctgattccagatgacatactgtactgtgtattatagctgattccagatgacatactgtactgtgtattataactgattccagatgacatactgtactgtgtattttgccagatgacatactgtactgtgtttgcCTGACTAGTGTCTCATACTGCACTATCTGAGATGGGTCCATAATATGGCTTGGAGACCAGATGACATTTACTGCAGTGAGTgcaaagtatacacctcacacacatggttatgggcttataAAAGATTCCagagacacctgtaccatgtcaggtATTATAACTGATTAGAGTTGTAATTATAGTATTCAGTTCTGAGTTTAACattccaatattacactttatatacatcacagaagactgaaacataacaaaactgtttgacatagaaacactggatttttgtactgtgtattatagcaAAAAAAAATAGCTGAAGAAAAAATGATACAATTATGTAAAATTATGACATAAAAACATTCCACCCATGTATTTATAGCTGTCACAGAGTGTATTATAGCGCTTCTGGACATTAACTTCCAGGAAAGGGCCATGAGGTCATTCCAGAGGGCACTTCTGGACATTACCTGCAGGAAAGGGCTATGAGGTCAACACTAGAGGGGGGCTTGCTTCTGGACATTACCTGCAGGCTTATAAAAAGGGCCATGAGGTCAGTTCTGTGTTTGCACTTCTGgacattgactgcaggaaagggccaTGAGGTCACAGAGGGCGCTTCTGGACATTACCTGCAGGAAAGGGCTATGAGGACACAGAGGGCACTTCTGgacattgactgcaggaaagggccaTGAGGTCACAGAGGGCACTTCTGgacattgactgcaggaaaggctGCCTCTGTATTTTGTATTGTCAACTGATGTGTCATTGTGGATTGACACTTAAAAGTTTTCTATCTAACTCTAACTGTTAATCATTCACCAGTAACATAGACCAGAGTTATTCTGATAGATTTAGTGGGTGTGTGGCATTCATTAGTTGTGGTGTTGTTATAGGCTTGTACTATTCAGAGGCTACAGGCCATGTCTTTGTCCAATGAAATGTCACCAATCTAGTTATTTGTCCTAAAGAAATGTCACCAAACCTGTCAGGTTGAACACAGAGTGTGTGTCAATGTTATAGGCAACAGCTtgaacaaggtgtgtgtgtgtgaagaagataggtgagagagataggtgagagagatgatactgtactgtattatagctgattccagattacatactgtactgtat
The sequence above is a segment of the Oncorhynchus gorbuscha isolate QuinsamMale2020 ecotype Even-year unplaced genomic scaffold, OgorEven_v1.0 Un_scaffold_1791, whole genome shotgun sequence genome. Coding sequences within it:
- the LOC124024214 gene encoding extensin-2-like → MANGISVASAPSTASSSAPGGGLQSTVPRLLQGSSPQYLVSSRTPVHSTSSPPGLQSTVPRLLQDSSPQYLVSSRTPVHSTRLLQDSSPQYLVSSRTPVHSTSSSPGLQSTVPRLLQDSSPQYLVSSRAPVHSTSSSPELQSTVPRLLQDSSPQYLVSSRTPVHSTSSSLGLQSTVPRLLQGSSPKYLVSSRTPVHNTSSPPGLQKDSMEKSQYGPPQDVSAPYSGFPAGYQGSGGDSPTPQPGFQGGPQPGMYPPPPQPGMYPPPPPNPARAWHNLQNAPGKHRCPNCKRVIHIHKRIDQDETHATK